In the genome of Flavobacterium panacagri, one region contains:
- the sprA gene encoding cell surface protein SprA, producing MRKICILLLVLLCGNVLRAQVTPATQDTTKTQFSVGKIEIADPPSVLSAYKYDPITDRYIYTNSVDGFSINYPLILTPQEYEDLVLKESRRNYFRKKMDAIDGKKAGAEAAKKDLLPRYYINSSLFESIFGSNTIDVKPTGSVEMDLGMRYTKQDNPSFSPRNRSSLTFDFDQRISMSLMGKIGTRLEVNANYDTQSTFAFQNLFKLAYTPSEDDIVQKVEVGNVSMPLNSSLIRGAQSLFGVKAQLQFGKTTVTGVFSEQKSQTKSIVAEGGGTVQNFDLFALDYDNDRHFFLSQYFRNKYDSSLRNYPLIDSRVQVTRIEVWVTNKQNRVTTTTGNNLRNVIALQDLGEGEVSGVPNNEVVVITNPTGFFNNPIDSPTDNTNNKYDPASIGKAGSYLNSNIREIVTAGSGFNNTNVSEGTDYSILENARKLTTQEYTFNPQLGYISLQQRLANDEILAVAFEYTVGGKVYQVGEFGSDGVDATVVTGNNNNANQAIITQSLVLKMLKSSLTNVKNPVWNLMMKNVYQIPQAYQIKQEDFRLNILYTDPSPINYITPVTGSSFPSNPSPDDKVEQTPLLNVFNLDRLNYNNDPQTGGDGFFDYVPGVTVDVQNARIIFTTKEPFGELLFRKLQNSGSAESYNDPATYNANQQKYVFRNMYRNTQAGALQDSDKNKFLLRGKYKSSGSSGIPIGAFNVPQGSVVVTAAGRRLMEGIDYSVDYQLGRVQILDPSLQASNTPIEVSLENNSIFGQQTRRFMGVNVEHKISEKFIVGGTLLKMTERPFTQKSSYGQESVNNTIFGFNGNYSTEVPFLTRLANKLPNIDTDVPSNLSIRGEVAFLKPDAPKASDFEGEATIYIDDFEGTQTTIDMRSAYAWSLSSTPFVNSLNDNTFNASANTLEYGYKRAKLSWYTIDPVFYASRPSGISNDDLSLNSTRRIYSRELYPNTDIAQGQIQVINTLDLTYYPSDRGPYNNNPNFGTSNPSTNFGGIMRALNSTNFEQGNVEYIQFWVLDPYVGNGEAQPGNNGKIYFNLGEVSEDVLKDGRKQYENGLGPDQVMVNPQPIWGDVPASQSLIYAFDTNADNRRNQDVGLDGLPDVREGAIYTNYAGEPDPAADNYTYYLNTDGGVLNRYKKYNGTEGNSAVSIDDPNRGSTTLPDVEDINRDNTMSTINAYYEYSIDVRPGMQVGENFITDIREVNNVELPNGGTTNARWIQFKIPVSQPQNTIGNITDFRSIRFMRMFMTGFNDQVTVRFGALDLVRGEWRKYTGTLDANDTNPDNDGTQFDVAAVNIQENSTKCPVNYVIPPGVQREQLYNNNTIINQNEQSLAVRVGGTGLEYQDSRAVFKNVSVDMRQYKKLKMFLHAESLPNETPLENDEMIGFIRFGNDFTQNFYQIEIPLKVTPSGGSCTISPSQVWLDENNIDLALSLLTRMKILGMNIDINSPKRDINGIYYPDDDPDADGGDQDGKLRLGIKGNPNFGLVRNLMVGVKSQADHKDIKGEVWFNELRMSDMENKGGMAALLNIDTNMADLMTLSASGKKSTIGFGSLEQGANERDREDIQQYNIVTNLNLGKLLPKKWGINLPFNYAIGEEVITPEYDPFNQDIKLNQLLAETTDPTQRDNIRTRAVDYTKRKSINFIGVRKDRAPEQKPHIYDVENLTFSQSYNQVERHDYEVENYEDEQSNTAVNYAYTFQPKEVVPFKKTKFMKKSDYWKMLSDFNLNYLPSNISFNTNIIRQSNRQQYRQVDVEGIGLDPLYRRNFAFNYQYGFGFNLTKSLKLNYTAASNNIVRNFLNDDNTPKENFNIWDDYFDVGIPNQHLQQLKLDYEIPINKIPIFSFIKANYSYTADYNWQRSSTAMSQYVDENGVSWDLGNTIQNANSNTFATTLNMNLLYKYLGLTPGGKPAAKPKAAAPPKPGEKIVNTAKPASSNNPFYDGLIGVLTSVKNIQVNYTKNSGTVLPGYVPGVGFFGTSKPSLGFVFGSQDDVRYEAAKNGWLTDYQNFNQNFTQVSNKLLKITANVDLFPDFKIDLAMDRSYSENSSEQYSVDPDTNEYLPLSPYTYGMFSISTVLIKTAFSTSTETESPAFDDFRSNRLVIANRLAEQHYGTGVEIPRYGDANNPIPAETDPNYKIYVSNVGYPIGFSKSNQAVLLPSFLAAYTGADASNSSTGIFKSFPIPNWTVKYNGLMRYKYFKDNFKRFSLQHNYRASYTISQFRSNFDYIETPNGQDVNTNFFNKTIMSNVNLVEQFSPLIRVDFELKSSLRLLTEIKKDRALSMSFDNNLLTEVKGVEYVVGLGYRFKDVIFSSRLADNPTGIIKSDINLKADFSFRNNETLVRYLDYDNNQLAAGQNIWTLKVTADYSFSKNLTAIFYYDHSFSKAVISTAFPLTNIRSGFTLRYNFGN from the coding sequence ATGCGTAAAATTTGTATTTTGTTGCTGGTCTTACTCTGCGGTAATGTTTTGCGTGCGCAGGTTACCCCGGCAACTCAAGATACAACTAAAACTCAATTTTCTGTTGGTAAAATTGAGATTGCAGACCCCCCAAGTGTATTGTCGGCCTACAAATATGATCCCATTACGGATCGTTATATTTATACCAATTCTGTTGATGGTTTTTCTATCAATTACCCTTTAATTCTAACGCCACAGGAATATGAAGATTTAGTTTTGAAAGAATCTAGAAGGAATTATTTCAGAAAAAAAATGGACGCTATTGATGGTAAAAAGGCAGGAGCAGAAGCGGCGAAAAAGGATTTACTTCCAAGGTATTACATTAATTCTAGTCTCTTCGAAAGTATTTTTGGAAGTAATACAATTGATGTAAAGCCCACAGGATCAGTGGAGATGGATTTGGGTATGCGCTATACCAAACAAGACAATCCTTCCTTTTCTCCAAGAAATAGATCCAGTCTAACTTTTGATTTTGATCAAAGAATCAGCATGAGTTTAATGGGGAAAATTGGAACCCGTCTGGAAGTTAATGCTAACTATGATACACAATCTACCTTTGCATTTCAGAATTTATTTAAACTGGCTTACACACCTTCTGAAGATGATATAGTTCAGAAAGTTGAGGTGGGTAATGTGAGCATGCCATTAAACAGCAGCTTAATTAGAGGGGCACAAAGTTTGTTTGGGGTTAAGGCCCAGTTGCAATTTGGTAAAACGACAGTTACAGGAGTGTTCTCCGAACAGAAGTCTCAGACCAAAAGTATAGTCGCAGAAGGTGGAGGAACAGTTCAGAACTTTGATTTGTTTGCATTAGATTATGATAATGACCGACATTTCTTCTTGTCACAGTACTTTAGAAATAAATACGATTCATCGTTAAGAAATTACCCGCTTATTGACAGCCGTGTTCAGGTTACAAGAATAGAAGTTTGGGTAACTAACAAACAAAACAGAGTAACGACTACTACTGGTAACAATTTAAGGAATGTTATTGCGCTTCAGGATTTAGGTGAAGGCGAGGTAAGTGGTGTACCGAATAATGAAGTAGTTGTAATTACAAATCCAACAGGATTTTTTAATAACCCTATAGATTCTCCTACAGATAACACCAATAATAAATATGATCCGGCTTCTATTGGAAAAGCAGGAAGTTATTTGAATTCTAATATTAGAGAAATTGTTACCGCAGGTTCTGGATTTAATAATACAAATGTTAGTGAAGGAACAGATTATTCGATCTTAGAAAACGCTAGAAAATTAACGACACAAGAGTATACTTTTAATCCGCAATTAGGATATATCTCTTTACAGCAGCGTTTGGCAAATGATGAAATTCTTGCCGTTGCCTTTGAGTATACTGTTGGAGGTAAAGTATATCAAGTTGGAGAATTTGGTAGTGACGGTGTAGATGCAACAGTAGTAACAGGAAATAATAATAATGCGAATCAAGCTATTATAACACAAAGTTTAGTCTTAAAAATGCTGAAAAGCAGTTTGACCAACGTTAAAAATCCAGTTTGGAATTTGATGATGAAAAACGTGTATCAAATTCCGCAGGCATATCAGATTAAACAAGAAGATTTCAGGCTTAATATTTTATATACAGATCCTTCGCCAATTAATTACATTACACCAGTAACAGGAAGTTCATTCCCTTCTAATCCATCACCAGATGATAAAGTAGAGCAGACTCCTTTATTGAATGTTTTTAATCTTGACCGTTTAAATTATAATAACGACCCGCAGACTGGAGGAGATGGTTTCTTCGATTATGTGCCGGGAGTAACAGTCGATGTACAAAATGCAAGAATCATTTTTACAACGAAAGAACCTTTTGGAGAGTTGTTATTTAGAAAATTACAAAATTCCGGATCGGCAGAAAGCTATAATGATCCAGCTACTTATAATGCGAATCAGCAGAAATATGTATTCAGAAATATGTATAGAAATACACAAGCTGGAGCTTTGCAGGATAGTGATAAAAATAAGTTTTTACTTAGAGGGAAATATAAATCTTCCGGAAGCAGTGGTATTCCAATTGGGGCGTTTAATGTTCCCCAAGGTTCTGTGGTAGTAACTGCTGCAGGAAGAAGATTAATGGAAGGAATAGATTATAGCGTCGATTATCAATTAGGAAGAGTACAGATTTTGGACCCATCACTTCAGGCTTCCAATACTCCGATTGAAGTTTCTTTAGAGAATAATTCAATTTTTGGACAGCAGACCAGAAGATTTATGGGAGTAAATGTGGAACATAAAATTTCTGAAAAATTTATTGTTGGCGGAACTTTATTAAAAATGACAGAACGTCCTTTTACTCAAAAATCGAGTTACGGACAGGAATCTGTAAATAATACTATTTTTGGTTTCAACGGAAATTATTCAACTGAAGTTCCATTTCTAACTAGATTGGCAAACAAACTGCCTAACATTGATACGGATGTCCCTTCAAATCTTTCGATTCGAGGAGAAGTTGCATTTTTAAAGCCAGATGCCCCAAAAGCAAGTGATTTTGAAGGAGAGGCAACGATTTATATCGATGACTTTGAAGGAACTCAGACGACAATTGATATGAGATCGGCTTATGCTTGGAGTTTGTCTTCTACTCCGTTTGTTAACTCTTTGAATGACAATACATTTAATGCTAGTGCGAATACACTAGAATATGGTTATAAACGTGCAAAATTATCTTGGTATACAATTGATCCTGTTTTTTATGCTTCTAGACCTTCAGGAATTTCAAATGATGATTTGTCTTTAAACTCTACAAGAAGGATTTACAGCAGGGAACTTTATCCCAATACAGATATTGCCCAAGGACAGATTCAGGTCATTAATACACTGGATTTAACTTATTATCCATCAGACAGAGGGCCATATAACAATAATCCTAATTTTGGAACAAGCAATCCTTCAACCAATTTTGGAGGAATTATGCGTGCTTTAAATTCAACCAATTTTGAGCAAGGAAACGTTGAATATATACAATTTTGGGTATTGGATCCTTATGTTGGAAACGGAGAAGCACAGCCAGGAAATAATGGGAAAATTTATTTCAACTTAGGAGAAGTTTCAGAAGACGTTCTTAAAGATGGAAGAAAACAATACGAAAACGGATTAGGGCCTGATCAGGTAATGGTAAATCCGCAACCAATTTGGGGAGATGTGCCCGCATCTCAATCTTTAATCTATGCATTTGATACAAATGCAGACAATCGAAGAAATCAAGACGTTGGTTTAGATGGTTTGCCGGATGTAAGAGAAGGAGCTATTTATACCAATTATGCAGGTGAGCCAGATCCAGCTGCTGATAACTATACCTATTATTTAAATACAGATGGAGGAGTTTTAAATCGATACAAAAAATATAACGGAACAGAAGGAAACTCAGCAGTAAGTATAGACGATCCAAATCGTGGTTCTACAACCCTTCCGGATGTTGAGGATATTAATCGTGACAATACCATGAGTACGATCAATGCCTATTATGAATACAGTATTGATGTAAGACCAGGAATGCAGGTTGGAGAAAATTTTATCACGGATATTAGAGAAGTAAATAATGTTGAACTTCCGAATGGAGGGACAACCAATGCGAGATGGATTCAGTTTAAAATTCCAGTTTCGCAGCCACAGAATACAATCGGAAACATTACCGACTTTAGATCAATTCGTTTTATGCGTATGTTCATGACTGGATTTAATGATCAGGTAACAGTTCGTTTTGGAGCATTAGATTTAGTTCGAGGAGAATGGAGAAAATATACAGGAACATTAGACGCCAACGATACAAATCCAGATAATGATGGAACTCAATTTGACGTTGCGGCAGTTAATATTCAAGAGAATAGTACAAAGTGCCCTGTAAATTATGTTATTCCTCCGGGAGTGCAAAGAGAGCAATTGTATAATAACAATACAATTATCAATCAGAATGAGCAGTCTTTAGCAGTAAGAGTAGGTGGTACTGGATTGGAATATCAAGATTCTAGAGCTGTTTTCAAAAATGTAAGTGTTGACATGCGTCAATACAAAAAATTGAAAATGTTTCTTCACGCTGAATCACTTCCAAATGAGACACCGCTTGAGAACGATGAAATGATTGGTTTTATTCGTTTTGGTAATGACTTTACACAAAACTTTTACCAAATTGAGATTCCATTAAAAGTAACCCCTAGTGGTGGTTCTTGTACAATAAGTCCAAGTCAGGTTTGGCTTGATGAAAATAATATTGATTTAGCTTTATCTTTATTAACAAGAATGAAAATTTTAGGTATGAATATCGATATTAACTCTCCAAAAAGAGATATTAATGGTATTTATTATCCTGATGATGATCCCGATGCTGATGGCGGGGATCAAGATGGTAAATTGAGATTAGGAATTAAAGGAAATCCAAATTTCGGTTTGGTTCGAAATTTAATGGTCGGAGTAAAAAGCCAGGCAGATCACAAAGATATAAAAGGAGAAGTTTGGTTCAACGAGCTTCGTATGTCCGATATGGAAAACAAAGGCGGTATGGCGGCTTTATTGAATATCGATACCAACATGGCTGATTTGATGACATTATCTGCATCTGGTAAAAAGAGTACCATAGGTTTTGGATCTTTGGAGCAAGGAGCAAATGAAAGAGACCGTGAAGATATTCAGCAGTATAATATTGTGACCAATTTAAATTTAGGAAAGCTGCTTCCAAAAAAATGGGGTATCAATCTTCCGTTCAACTATGCGATTGGGGAAGAAGTTATTACTCCAGAGTATGATCCATTTAATCAGGATATAAAGTTGAATCAGTTACTTGCTGAGACAACAGATCCAACACAAAGAGACAATATCAGAACTCGTGCAGTAGACTATACTAAACGTAAAAGTATTAACTTCATTGGAGTAAGAAAAGATAGAGCGCCAGAACAGAAGCCTCATATTTATGATGTAGAAAACCTTACATTTTCTCAATCGTATAATCAGGTTGAAAGACATGATTATGAAGTTGAAAATTATGAAGATGAACAGTCTAATACAGCTGTAAATTATGCTTATACTTTTCAGCCAAAAGAAGTGGTGCCGTTTAAGAAAACCAAATTCATGAAAAAGAGTGATTATTGGAAAATGCTGAGTGACTTTAATTTAAATTATCTTCCTTCAAATATCTCTTTTAATACCAATATTATCAGACAAAGCAATCGTCAGCAATATAGACAAGTTGATGTTGAAGGTATTGGACTTGATCCGCTTTATAGAAGAAATTTTGCATTTAATTATCAATATGGATTTGGATTCAATTTGACTAAATCTTTGAAATTAAATTATACTGCCGCTTCTAATAATATTGTTAGAAACTTTCTGAATGACGATAACACCCCAAAAGAAAATTTTAATATCTGGGATGATTATTTTGATGTTGGTATTCCAAACCAGCATTTGCAGCAGTTAAAATTAGATTATGAAATTCCAATTAATAAAATTCCGATTTTTAGTTTTATAAAAGCAAATTATTCTTATACTGCCGATTACAATTGGCAGCGATCTTCGACAGCAATGTCTCAATATGTTGATGAGAATGGAGTTTCTTGGGATTTAGGAAATACAATTCAGAATGCCAATTCGAATACTTTTGCGACAACATTAAATATGAATTTGCTGTATAAGTATTTAGGTTTAACTCCGGGAGGGAAACCTGCGGCAAAACCTAAAGCAGCTGCGCCTCCAAAACCTGGAGAAAAAATTGTAAATACAGCTAAGCCGGCTTCAAGCAATAATCCTTTTTATGATGGCTTGATTGGAGTGCTAACCAGTGTCAAAAACATTCAGGTTAACTACACCAAAAATAGCGGAACTGTATTACCTGGTTATGTGCCAGGAGTTGGTTTCTTTGGTACATCTAAGCCTTCTTTAGGATTTGTCTTTGGTAGTCAGGATGATGTGCGTTACGAGGCTGCTAAAAATGGATGGCTGACCGATTATCAGAACTTTAACCAGAACTTTACACAGGTAAGCAATAAGCTTTTGAAGATTACGGCTAATGTAGATTTGTTTCCCGATTTTAAAATAGATCTAGCAATGGATCGTTCCTATTCTGAGAATTCTTCAGAACAATATAGCGTTGATCCAGATACAAATGAATATTTGCCTTTGTCGCCGTATACATACGGAATGTTCTCTATTTCAACGGTACTGATAAAAACTGCTTTTTCTACCAGTACAGAAACAGAATCACCTGCATTTGACGATTTTAGAAGTAATCGTTTGGTTATTGCAAATCGTTTGGCAGAACAGCATTATGGTACAGGAGTAGAAATTCCAAGATATGGAGATGCAAATAACCCAATTCCGGCAGAGACTGATCCAAATTATAAGATTTATGTATCTAATGTTGGATATCCTATTGGTTTTTCAAAAAGTAATCAGGCGGTGTTGCTTCCGTCTTTCTTGGCGGCATATACAGGAGCGGATGCTTCAAACAGTTCTACTGGAATTTTTAAAAGTTTTCCAATACCAAACTGGACAGTGAAGTATAATGGTTTAATGCGTTATAAATATTTTAAAGACAATTTTAAACGTTTCTCTTTACAGCATAATTATAGAGCATCTTATACTATCAGTCAGTTTAGATCTAATTTTGATTATATAGAAACTCCAAATGGTCAGGATGTTAATACCAATTTCTTTAACAAAACGATTATGTCTAATGTCAATTTAGTAGAGCAGTTTAGTCCGCTTATTCGAGTTGATTTTGAGCTAAAGAGTTCGTTGCGTTTATTAACAGAGATTAAAAAAGACCGTGCTTTGTCTATGAGTTTTGACAATAATTTATTGACAGAGGTAAAAGGAGTAGAATATGTTGTTGGATTAGGATACCGTTTTAAAGATGTAATTTTCTCATCTAGATTAGCAGATAATCCAACTGGAATTATTAAAAGTGATATTAACTTAAAAGCCGATTTTTCATTTAGAAATAATGAAACACTGGTGAGATATTTAGATTACGATAATAATCAGCTGGCAGCGGGGCAGAATATTTGGACTTTAAAGGTAACAGCCGATTATTCATTTAGTAAAAACCTGACCGCAATATTCTATTATGATCATTCGTTTTCGAAAGCCGTTATTTCAACTGCATTTCCTTTAACGAACATCAGATCAGGTTTCACACTTCGTTATAATTTTGGAAATTAA
- the ruvA gene encoding Holliday junction branch migration protein RuvA, translating into MIAHLQGRLVEKNPTEVVIDCGGVGYQVNISLHTFSLLPNSENIKLYTHLQIKEDAHTLYGFAEKSEREIFRMLLSVSGIGAGIARTMLSSIEPKQIINAIASGDVGIIQSIKGIGNKTAQRVILDLKDKVLKLYDLDEVSVVQNNRNKDEALSALEVLGFVRKASEKVVEKIVKEDPEATVETIIKKALKSL; encoded by the coding sequence ATGATAGCACATTTGCAGGGAAGATTAGTTGAAAAGAATCCTACAGAAGTTGTAATTGATTGTGGAGGTGTTGGTTATCAGGTGAATATATCACTACATACTTTCTCCTTATTGCCAAATTCTGAAAATATAAAATTGTATACGCATCTTCAAATTAAAGAAGATGCGCATACTTTATATGGTTTTGCTGAAAAATCGGAGCGTGAAATTTTCAGAATGTTACTTTCTGTTTCCGGAATCGGAGCTGGTATTGCCAGAACGATGCTTTCTTCAATAGAACCTAAACAAATTATAAATGCTATTGCATCTGGAGATGTCGGCATAATACAGTCTATCAAAGGGATTGGAAACAAAACAGCACAAAGAGTTATACTTGATTTAAAGGACAAAGTGTTAAAGTTGTACGATTTGGATGAAGTTTCGGTAGTTCAAAACAATAGAAACAAAGATGAAGCGTTATCTGCTTTGGAAGTTTTAGGTTTTGTTCGGAAAGCTTCTGAAAAAGTAGTAGAAAAGATTGTTAAAGAAGATCCAGAAGCTACTGTAGAAACAATTATCAAGAAAGCTTTAAAAAGCTTATAA
- a CDS encoding VanZ family protein, translating into MPKQLLLIWAIICSGIIAYLCLTDSSNLPAVNFPSLDKIVHFCFHFGFTISWILFFKKELKGKEADDYKAYLISFIFSVFFGITIEILQNALTVTRAADISDVLANALGAFMAVFSAIAFKKQIDKI; encoded by the coding sequence GTGCCTAAACAGTTATTATTAATTTGGGCAATTATCTGCTCTGGAATTATTGCTTATTTGTGTCTAACAGATTCAAGTAATTTGCCAGCGGTTAATTTTCCAAGCCTTGATAAAATTGTACATTTCTGTTTTCATTTTGGATTTACAATTTCATGGATTCTGTTTTTCAAAAAGGAATTAAAAGGAAAGGAAGCAGATGATTATAAAGCCTATTTGATTTCGTTTATATTTTCAGTTTTTTTTGGAATTACAATCGAAATCCTGCAAAATGCTCTTACGGTTACTAGAGCGGCAGATATTTCAGATGTTTTGGCAAATGCTCTTGGGGCATTTATGGCAGTCTTTTCTGCTATAGCTTTCAAAAAGCAGATCGATAAGATATAA
- the gcvH gene encoding glycine cleavage system protein GcvH, with amino-acid sequence MSIPANLKYTKDHEWVSIEGDVATVGITHFAQKELGDIVYVEVETLDQTLSKDEVFGTVEAVKTVSDLFLPLTGEIIAFNEDLESAPETVNSDPYGAGWMIKIKIADASEIDTLLSDQAYKDLIGA; translated from the coding sequence ATGAGCATACCAGCAAATTTAAAGTACACAAAAGATCACGAATGGGTTAGCATCGAAGGAGATGTTGCGACTGTAGGAATTACTCATTTTGCACAAAAAGAGTTAGGAGATATCGTGTATGTTGAGGTAGAAACTTTAGATCAGACACTTTCAAAAGATGAAGTTTTTGGAACTGTTGAGGCTGTAAAAACAGTTTCAGATTTATTCTTACCATTAACAGGTGAAATCATTGCTTTTAATGAAGATTTAGAAAGTGCTCCAGAAACTGTAAATTCAGATCCTTACGGAGCTGGATGGATGATTAAAATTAAAATTGCTGATGCTTCAGAAATTGATACTTTATTATCTGACCAAGCTTATAAAGATTTAATCGGTGCCTAA
- the deoC gene encoding deoxyribose-phosphate aldolase, whose translation MNVKQYLDSTYLKTASQAGLSEAENTIVVKKAIAEAIEEGFKLIMIRPEYVSLAKEMIVKANSVLLVGTVIDFPEGNSSLETKIKEANEAIANGADDLDFVCNYEAFKNGEIDLVKKEILIGTQIGLASNKTVKWIIEVAALTDKEIIQLSALIKNVVVSHFNEEDFGSVFVKSSTGFYKTEDNLPNGATIPTIIIMLENASPLPVKAAGGVRSFEEASEMIRLGVKRIGTSAAKAIANGEISPNQY comes from the coding sequence ATGAATGTAAAGCAATATTTAGATTCCACTTATTTAAAAACTGCCTCGCAAGCTGGTCTTTCGGAAGCAGAAAATACTATTGTGGTAAAAAAAGCAATTGCCGAAGCTATTGAGGAAGGATTCAAATTGATTATGATTCGTCCAGAATATGTTTCTTTAGCCAAAGAAATGATTGTAAAAGCGAATTCTGTTTTATTAGTAGGGACTGTAATTGATTTTCCAGAAGGGAATTCAAGTCTGGAAACGAAAATTAAGGAAGCTAATGAAGCAATTGCAAACGGAGCCGATGATTTAGATTTTGTATGCAATTATGAAGCTTTCAAAAATGGGGAAATAGATTTAGTAAAAAAAGAAATCTTAATAGGAACCCAGATTGGTTTAGCCAGCAATAAAACAGTAAAATGGATTATAGAAGTTGCAGCTCTGACAGATAAAGAGATTATTCAATTGTCTGCCTTAATTAAAAACGTTGTGGTTTCTCATTTTAATGAAGAAGATTTTGGGTCTGTTTTTGTAAAATCTTCAACAGGTTTTTATAAAACGGAAGACAATCTTCCGAATGGAGCAACAATTCCAACCATAATTATAATGCTCGAAAATGCTTCACCATTACCAGTAAAAGCAGCTGGAGGTGTTCGTTCGTTTGAAGAAGCATCAGAAATGATTCGTTTAGGAGTTAAACGAATTGGAACTTCGGCGGCAAAAGCCATTGCTAATGGAGAAATTTCCCCAAATCAATATTAA